One window of Mesorhizobium sp. WSM4904 genomic DNA carries:
- the thiO gene encoding glycine oxidase ThiO has translation MAGLTVAHELAARGASVTIAEIRSQIGGNASWLAGGMLAPWCERESAEETVVTLGRISADWWERVLPGLVTRAGTLVVAHVRDAFELARFAARTRNHESVDEEAIAALEPDLAGRFRKGLFFAGEAHLDPRRVLEALASKLCAMGVVFLFEVDEVALSGFDQVIDCTGIARGEDDLRGVRGEMLILHTREVSLTRPVRLLHPRHPIYVVPRADHHFMVGATMIESDHDGPITARSLMELLNAAYALHPAFGEAEIIETGVGVRPAYPDNLPRVKRRKEGAITINGLYRHGFLLSPAMAEQAAGLLFNSSADLESENEADRQWRSA, from the coding sequence GTGGCAGGCCTCACCGTCGCCCATGAATTGGCCGCGCGGGGTGCGTCGGTCACCATTGCCGAAATTCGCAGCCAGATAGGCGGCAATGCCTCCTGGCTCGCCGGCGGCATGCTCGCCCCCTGGTGCGAACGCGAAAGCGCCGAAGAGACGGTTGTCACTCTCGGCAGAATTTCGGCCGACTGGTGGGAAAGGGTGCTGCCCGGGCTCGTGACGAGGGCCGGCACTCTCGTCGTCGCCCATGTGCGCGACGCCTTCGAGCTTGCCCGCTTTGCGGCCCGTACCCGTAATCACGAGTCCGTCGACGAAGAGGCGATCGCCGCCCTCGAACCCGATCTCGCCGGTCGCTTCCGCAAGGGCCTGTTCTTCGCCGGCGAAGCTCATCTCGATCCCCGTCGGGTTCTCGAAGCCCTCGCCAGCAAGCTGTGTGCGATGGGCGTCGTCTTCCTTTTCGAGGTGGACGAAGTGGCCCTTTCCGGCTTCGATCAGGTGATCGACTGCACGGGCATCGCGCGGGGCGAAGACGATTTGCGCGGCGTGCGCGGCGAGATGCTGATCCTCCACACGCGGGAGGTCTCGCTCACCCGGCCGGTTCGTCTCCTCCATCCGCGTCATCCGATCTATGTCGTGCCGCGGGCCGATCATCACTTCATGGTCGGCGCGACCATGATCGAAAGCGACCATGACGGGCCGATCACCGCCCGTTCGCTGATGGAGCTCCTCAATGCGGCCTACGCGCTCCATCCAGCGTTCGGTGAGGCCGAAATCATCGAGACAGGAGTGGGTGTGCGCCCCGCCTATCCCGACAATCTGCCGCGGGTGAAGCGTCGGAAGGAGGGCGCGATCACGATCAACGGCCTCTACCGGCACGGTTTCCTGCTCTCACCGGCCATGGCCGAGCAGGCTGCCGGCCTTCTTTTCAATTCATCTGCCGACCTGGAGTCTGAAAATGAAGCTGATCGTCAATGGCGAAGCGCTTGA
- the thiS gene encoding sulfur carrier protein ThiS, with amino-acid sequence MKLIVNGEALEVRATTLAALLKELDYEGGWLATALNGDVVPAAERAELRVNEGDRIEILSPMQGG; translated from the coding sequence ATGAAGCTGATCGTCAATGGCGAAGCGCTTGAGGTCAGGGCGACGACGCTCGCCGCTCTTTTGAAGGAGCTCGACTATGAAGGCGGCTGGCTCGCCACCGCGCTGAACGGCGATGTCGTGCCCGCGGCCGAACGGGCAGAATTGCGGGTGAACGAAGGCGATCGGATCGAAATCCTGTCGCCCATGCAGGGAGGCTAA
- a CDS encoding NAD(P)-dependent oxidoreductase — MRHVIFGGDGFVGRHLAPKLAADGENVVVADIVKSDLPHYRSVRFITCDVTDPASVAAVGLKAGDMVYNLSAKMLSPIQVRANRHDFFFPVNFHGTEHIIQAMDKAGASKLVHYTTDMIYGHTVVLPMTEDHPVAPLGEYGLSKLKTEELAAEWRRRGMSISLFRPRLIIGPGRLGILEKLFKLIDWNLPVPMIGSGRNPYQFISVFDCAEAAHAAWKAGVPNEAYNLGSLNPPPVRKLLGDLIRHAGSKSILLPTPGWAVKRTLDLLDLMNMPIMDPEQYLIADEECVLDVSKAERQLGWVPQYRDEDMLIAAYSEYRAKKDGHAVATEHVPAE, encoded by the coding sequence ATGAGACATGTGATTTTCGGCGGCGACGGTTTCGTCGGCCGGCATCTTGCTCCCAAGCTTGCTGCGGACGGCGAGAACGTCGTCGTTGCCGACATCGTCAAGAGCGACCTGCCGCACTATCGTTCGGTGCGCTTCATCACTTGCGATGTGACCGATCCGGCTTCGGTCGCGGCAGTGGGCCTCAAGGCGGGCGACATGGTCTACAACCTGTCGGCCAAGATGCTGTCGCCGATCCAGGTGCGCGCCAATCGGCACGACTTCTTCTTCCCGGTGAATTTCCACGGCACAGAGCACATCATCCAGGCGATGGACAAGGCCGGCGCCTCGAAGCTGGTCCATTACACGACCGACATGATCTACGGCCATACCGTGGTGCTGCCGATGACCGAGGACCATCCGGTCGCGCCGCTCGGCGAATATGGCCTGTCGAAGCTGAAGACCGAGGAGCTCGCCGCCGAATGGCGCAGGCGCGGCATGTCGATCTCGCTGTTCAGGCCGCGCCTGATCATCGGACCCGGCCGTCTCGGCATCCTGGAGAAACTGTTCAAGCTGATCGACTGGAACCTGCCGGTGCCGATGATCGGCTCAGGCAGGAATCCCTATCAGTTCATCTCGGTGTTCGATTGCGCGGAAGCCGCGCACGCAGCCTGGAAGGCCGGCGTGCCGAACGAGGCTTACAATCTGGGCTCGCTCAATCCGCCGCCGGTCAGAAAACTGCTCGGCGACCTGATCAGGCATGCCGGCTCCAAGTCGATCCTGCTGCCGACGCCGGGCTGGGCGGTCAAGCGCACGCTCGACCTGCTCGATCTCATGAACATGCCGATCATGGATCCGGAGCAGTATCTGATCGCCGACGAGGAATGCGTGCTCGACGTGTCCAAGGCCGAGCGTCAGCTCGGCTGGGTGCCGCAATATCGCGACGAGGACATGCTGATCGCCGCCTACAGCGAATACCGCGCCAAGAAGGACGGCCACGCCGTCGCCACCGAACACGTACCTGCCGAATAA
- a CDS encoding hydroxymethylpyrimidine/phosphomethylpyrimidine kinase — MALNRDPHVLVVGGSDSSGGAGIARDIETISSIGLRSCVAVTAVTVQTHQSVTAIHHMQPGLVADQMRAALRANKVSAIKIGMLSTGRVIAAVAAVLRENPRIPTVLDPVLASSSGRQLLEPGAIGALKRDLMPLCRLATPNLIELAILTGSDLAVDDDDALRQGGRLLTEGLRALLIKGGHATGSKSTDILLNSGREPIHFDMPRLAGSMRGTGCMLASAIAAHMAGAKPLEDSVREGKRFVFEKLVRGIEREFGPGA, encoded by the coding sequence ATGGCGCTGAACCGAGACCCGCACGTGCTCGTCGTCGGCGGGTCGGATTCCAGCGGGGGCGCCGGAATTGCGCGCGATATCGAGACGATCTCTTCAATCGGCTTGCGCAGTTGCGTTGCCGTCACCGCGGTGACGGTGCAGACACACCAATCCGTTACGGCAATCCACCATATGCAACCCGGCCTGGTTGCCGATCAGATGCGCGCGGCGCTGAGAGCCAACAAAGTGTCGGCGATAAAGATCGGCATGCTTTCAACGGGACGCGTCATCGCGGCGGTTGCCGCCGTGCTGCGCGAAAATCCGCGGATACCGACAGTTCTCGATCCGGTGCTGGCTTCCTCGTCGGGCAGGCAGTTGCTGGAGCCGGGTGCGATCGGAGCCTTGAAGCGCGATCTCATGCCGCTCTGCCGTCTTGCCACGCCGAACCTCATCGAGCTGGCGATCCTGACCGGTTCGGATTTGGCTGTGGACGACGATGATGCGCTGCGGCAGGGAGGGCGATTGCTTACGGAAGGGCTGCGGGCGCTGCTCATCAAGGGCGGCCACGCGACGGGGTCCAAATCAACGGATATCCTGTTGAATTCTGGACGAGAGCCTATCCACTTCGACATGCCCAGGCTCGCCGGATCGATGCGCGGGACGGGCTGCATGCTGGCAAGCGCGATCGCCGCGCATATGGCCGGCGCAAAACCGCTCGAGGACAGCGTGCGCGAAGGCAAGCGTTTTGTCTTCGAGAAGCTTGTGCGAGGTATCGAGCGCGAATTCGGCCCCGGCGCATAA
- a CDS encoding FAD-dependent oxidoreductase codes for MAEFPKKAKVVIVGLGGIVGASVAHHLIERGWDDIVGIDKSGIPTDIGSTAHASDFCYTTSHDFLSCWTTLYSIDFYEKMGHYARIGGLEVARVGDNGRMDEIKRKIASAKAFGTRARLIEPAEIKEKFPLIEEHLVQGGLWDPDAGLVIPRSQTVAGKLVDQGVASGKLQAFANTSAKELIVENGRIKGVVTERGTIEADYVVVCTGIWGRLTAALVGEDLPVMPIDHPLTFFGPYNEFAGTGKEIGWPLLRDQGNSAYMRDTGDPKTAEGGQIEWGYYEETNPRLCHPRDLLEKDQARLSPSQRDLDMEQIMAPLERAMELTPILGELGYNEGHSFNGLLQVTTDGGPSMGESQKVRGLWYAVAIWVKDGPGMGKLIADWMTDGRTSIDHHAIDYSRFYPHQMKEQFIWDRCTETAMKVYNPAVHPREPFSKGRNIRRSPFWEREKELGGYFMELGGWERAHGYAANEHLLEKYGNRVPVRENEWDNRHFWRVSNAEHLAMSEDCGIVNLSHFSMYDVEGPDHVALLEWLCAAKIGGDNNIGKGIYTHFLDEEGMVRADFTVIRMADRCRVIDGADAGPRDFRYMQRTAQDKGFDVTVTDVTEKYVTIGIWGPNARTTLQKVVEDPNGLTPENFPFAAIKPIRIGGMDVTAFRISYVGEQGWELHMRYEDGLAVWDALRSTGVMPFGVETYANTRRMEKSLRLQNADLLTEYNLLEADLARPKVKENDFCGKAKHLEYRAREHQPAMLCTLVMTENTDSKGVARYPVGTMPVMDPATGETLVDELGRRSFTTSVAYGPTIGKNIALAYLPWAYCQEGRRLQVEYFGETYPVEVASVGYKPLYDPENLKPRS; via the coding sequence ATGGCAGAGTTTCCGAAAAAAGCGAAGGTCGTCATCGTCGGTCTTGGCGGTATCGTCGGCGCGTCGGTCGCCCATCACCTGATCGAGCGCGGCTGGGACGACATCGTCGGCATCGACAAGTCGGGCATCCCGACCGATATCGGCTCGACCGCGCATGCCTCCGACTTCTGCTACACGACCAGCCACGACTTCCTGTCCTGCTGGACGACGCTCTACTCCATCGATTTCTACGAGAAGATGGGCCACTACGCCCGCATCGGCGGCCTCGAAGTCGCCCGCGTCGGCGATAATGGCCGCATGGACGAGATCAAGCGCAAGATCGCTTCCGCCAAGGCTTTCGGCACCCGCGCGCGCCTGATCGAGCCGGCCGAGATCAAGGAGAAGTTCCCGCTGATCGAGGAGCATCTGGTGCAGGGCGGCCTCTGGGATCCCGACGCCGGCCTCGTCATCCCGCGCTCGCAAACGGTCGCCGGCAAGCTGGTCGATCAAGGCGTAGCCTCCGGCAAGCTCCAGGCTTTCGCCAATACCTCGGCCAAGGAGCTGATCGTCGAGAATGGCCGCATCAAGGGTGTGGTGACCGAGCGCGGGACGATCGAAGCCGACTATGTTGTCGTCTGCACCGGCATCTGGGGGCGGCTCACCGCGGCACTGGTCGGCGAGGACCTGCCGGTCATGCCGATCGACCATCCGCTGACCTTCTTCGGCCCCTACAACGAGTTCGCCGGCACCGGCAAGGAGATCGGCTGGCCGCTGCTGCGCGACCAGGGCAACTCGGCCTATATGCGCGACACCGGCGATCCGAAGACCGCCGAAGGCGGGCAGATCGAATGGGGCTATTACGAGGAGACCAATCCGCGCCTCTGCCATCCGCGCGACCTCTTGGAAAAGGACCAGGCGCGGCTGTCGCCGTCGCAGCGCGACCTCGATATGGAGCAGATCATGGCGCCGCTGGAGCGCGCCATGGAGCTGACGCCGATCCTCGGCGAGCTCGGTTACAATGAAGGCCATTCCTTCAACGGCCTGCTGCAGGTGACCACCGATGGCGGCCCGTCCATGGGCGAAAGCCAGAAGGTGAGGGGGCTGTGGTATGCCGTCGCCATCTGGGTCAAGGACGGCCCGGGCATGGGCAAGCTGATCGCCGACTGGATGACCGACGGCCGCACGTCGATCGACCATCACGCCATCGACTATTCGCGCTTCTACCCGCACCAGATGAAGGAGCAGTTCATCTGGGATCGCTGCACCGAGACCGCGATGAAGGTCTACAATCCGGCCGTGCATCCGCGCGAACCCTTCTCCAAGGGCCGCAACATCCGCCGCTCGCCATTCTGGGAGCGTGAGAAGGAGCTCGGCGGCTATTTCATGGAGCTGGGCGGCTGGGAGCGGGCGCACGGCTACGCCGCCAACGAGCATCTGCTCGAGAAATACGGCAACCGCGTGCCGGTACGCGAGAACGAATGGGACAACCGCCATTTCTGGCGCGTCTCCAATGCCGAGCACCTGGCAATGAGCGAGGATTGCGGCATCGTCAACCTCTCGCATTTCTCGATGTACGACGTCGAAGGGCCGGACCACGTCGCGCTGCTGGAATGGCTGTGCGCGGCCAAGATCGGCGGCGACAACAATATCGGCAAGGGCATCTATACCCATTTCCTCGACGAGGAAGGCATGGTACGCGCCGACTTCACGGTGATCCGCATGGCCGACCGCTGCCGGGTGATCGACGGCGCCGACGCCGGGCCGCGCGACTTCCGCTACATGCAGCGCACCGCGCAGGACAAAGGCTTCGATGTCACCGTCACCGACGTGACCGAGAAATACGTCACCATCGGCATTTGGGGGCCGAACGCGCGCACGACGCTCCAGAAGGTGGTCGAGGACCCGAATGGGCTGACGCCGGAGAACTTTCCCTTCGCGGCGATCAAGCCGATCAGGATCGGCGGCATGGATGTCACCGCCTTCCGCATCTCCTATGTCGGCGAGCAGGGCTGGGAACTCCATATGCGCTACGAGGATGGCCTGGCCGTCTGGGACGCGCTGCGCTCGACCGGCGTCATGCCGTTCGGCGTCGAGACCTACGCCAACACGCGCCGCATGGAGAAGAGCCTGCGGCTGCAGAATGCAGACCTCTTGACCGAGTACAATCTGCTCGAGGCCGATCTCGCCCGCCCGAAGGTCAAGGAGAACGACTTCTGCGGCAAGGCCAAACATCTGGAGTATCGCGCCCGCGAGCATCAACCGGCGATGCTCTGCACGCTGGTGATGACCGAGAACACCGATTCCAAGGGCGTCGCGCGCTACCCGGTCGGCACCATGCCGGTGATGGACCCGGCGACGGGCGAGACGCTGGTCGACGAGCTCGGCCGCCGCTCCTTCACCACCTCGGTCGCCTATGGCCCGACCATCGGCAAGAACATCGCGCTCGCCTACCTGCCCTGGGCCTACTGCCAGGAAGGCCGCAGGCTGCAGGTGGAGTATTTCGGCGAGACCTATCCGGTGGAAGTCGCAAGCGTCGGCTACAAGCCGCTCTACGATCCGGAGAACCTCAAGCCGAGAAGCTGA
- a CDS encoding thiamine phosphate synthase: protein MKLDPFYLIVDSAAWIERLVPLGVRLVQLRIKNMDEGGLRAEIRKAKTLCARHDCQLIVNDYWRLAIEESCDFVHLGQEDLQAADLPAIRTAGIRLGLSTHDHAELQTAMAARPDYVALGPVYPTILKKMKWAPQGLERVRAWKGAVAPTPLVAIGGLNPERLDGIFEAGADSAAVVTDITLNPDPEARSREWIEKTDPWR from the coding sequence ATGAAGCTCGATCCCTTCTACCTGATCGTCGACAGCGCCGCCTGGATCGAGCGCCTGGTGCCGCTCGGCGTCAGGCTGGTGCAGCTCCGCATCAAGAACATGGACGAGGGCGGGCTGCGTGCGGAAATCCGCAAGGCAAAAACCTTGTGCGCACGGCACGATTGCCAGCTCATCGTCAACGATTATTGGCGGCTGGCGATCGAGGAGAGCTGCGACTTCGTCCATCTCGGCCAGGAGGATCTGCAGGCTGCCGACCTCCCGGCGATACGGACGGCCGGCATCAGGCTCGGGCTGAGCACGCACGATCATGCCGAACTGCAGACGGCCATGGCAGCCAGGCCCGACTACGTCGCGCTGGGTCCCGTCTATCCGACCATCCTGAAGAAGATGAAATGGGCGCCGCAGGGGCTCGAAAGGGTTCGCGCCTGGAAGGGCGCCGTCGCACCCACTCCACTGGTAGCCATCGGCGGCCTCAATCCCGAGCGGCTCGATGGCATTTTCGAGGCCGGCGCCGACAGCGCCGCGGTGGTGACGGACATAACCTTGAACCCGGATCCCGAGGCGCGCAGCAGGGAATGGATCGAAAAGACCGACCCATGGCGCTGA
- the thiC gene encoding phosphomethylpyrimidine synthase ThiC: MNALTPTVSTGPLPASRKIHKSGAIHPQIRVPMREIAVHPTAGEPPVTVYDPSGPYTDPAIETDIERGLARLRQDWIVARGDVESYDGRHVRPEDNGFATGERLTREFPIRNRPLRAKAGKAVTQLAYARAGIITPEMEFVAIRENLGREIKRSGLQRDGEAFGASIPDFVTPEFVRDEVARGRAIIPANINHPESEPMIIGRNFLVKINANIGNSAVTSSMAEEVEKMVWAIRWGADTVMDLSTGRNIHNIREWIVRNSPVPIGTVPLYQALEKVGGVAEDLSWEVYRDTLIEQAEQGVDYFTIHAGVRLHYIPLTVGRVTGIVSRGGSIMAKWCLHHHRESFLYEHFAEICDIARAYDVSFSLGDGLRPGSIADANDQAQFAELETLGELTKIAWAKDCQVMIEGPGHVPMHKIKQNMDKQLAVCGEAPFYTLGPLTTDIAPGYDHITSGIGAAMIGWFGTAMLCYVTPKEHLGLPDRNDVKTGVITYKIAAHAADLAKGHPAAKIRDDALSRARFEFRWEDQFNLSLDPETARSMHDETLPKEAHKVAHFCSMCGPKFCSMRISHDIRAEAQKEGMAAMAQKYRAGGDLYMPVETPGAEEQALAQDDQGTD; the protein is encoded by the coding sequence ATGAATGCCCTGACCCCCACCGTATCGACTGGACCGCTGCCGGCGTCGCGGAAGATCCACAAATCCGGCGCCATCCACCCGCAGATCAGGGTGCCGATGCGCGAGATCGCCGTTCACCCGACTGCCGGTGAACCGCCGGTGACGGTCTACGATCCGTCAGGCCCCTATACCGACCCCGCAATCGAAACCGATATCGAGAGGGGGCTTGCCCGCCTTCGGCAAGACTGGATCGTGGCGCGTGGCGATGTCGAATCCTATGACGGCCGCCATGTCAGGCCGGAGGACAATGGATTTGCGACAGGAGAGCGCCTGACGCGGGAGTTTCCGATCCGCAACCGTCCGCTGCGGGCCAAGGCCGGCAAGGCGGTAACGCAGCTTGCCTATGCGCGCGCCGGGATCATCACGCCCGAAATGGAATTCGTTGCCATCCGCGAAAACCTCGGCCGCGAGATCAAGCGGAGCGGGCTGCAACGGGACGGCGAGGCGTTCGGCGCATCGATACCGGACTTCGTCACACCGGAATTCGTACGCGACGAGGTGGCGCGCGGCCGCGCGATCATCCCCGCCAACATCAACCATCCCGAGAGCGAGCCGATGATCATCGGCCGCAATTTCCTGGTGAAGATCAACGCCAATATCGGCAATTCCGCCGTCACCTCTTCGATGGCCGAAGAGGTCGAAAAGATGGTCTGGGCGATCCGCTGGGGTGCCGACACGGTCATGGACCTGTCGACCGGCCGCAACATCCACAACATCCGCGAATGGATCGTGCGCAACTCGCCGGTGCCGATCGGCACGGTGCCGCTCTACCAGGCGCTGGAGAAGGTGGGCGGTGTCGCCGAGGATCTGAGTTGGGAAGTCTATCGCGACACGCTGATCGAGCAGGCCGAGCAGGGCGTCGACTACTTCACCATTCATGCCGGCGTGCGGCTGCATTACATCCCGCTCACCGTCGGCCGGGTTACCGGCATCGTCAGCAGGGGCGGCTCGATCATGGCGAAATGGTGCCTGCACCATCACCGTGAAAGCTTCCTCTATGAGCATTTCGCGGAGATATGCGACATCGCCAGAGCCTATGACGTGTCTTTCTCGCTCGGCGACGGCCTTCGTCCCGGCTCGATCGCCGATGCCAATGACCAAGCCCAATTCGCCGAGCTGGAAACGCTTGGCGAATTGACGAAGATCGCCTGGGCAAAGGACTGCCAGGTGATGATCGAAGGCCCCGGCCATGTTCCCATGCACAAGATCAAGCAGAACATGGACAAGCAGCTCGCCGTCTGCGGCGAGGCGCCTTTCTACACCCTGGGACCGCTGACCACGGACATAGCGCCGGGCTATGACCACATCACGTCCGGCATCGGCGCCGCCATGATCGGCTGGTTCGGCACGGCCATGCTCTGCTACGTGACACCGAAGGAACATCTCGGCTTGCCGGATCGCAATGACGTCAAGACCGGCGTCATCACCTACAAGATCGCGGCGCACGCCGCCGACCTCGCCAAGGGGCATCCCGCGGCGAAGATCCGCGACGACGCGCTTTCGCGGGCACGGTTCGAATTCCGCTGGGAAGACCAGTTCAACCTGTCGCTCGATCCCGAAACCGCGCGCTCGATGCACGACGAGACCTTGCCCAAGGAAGCGCACAAGGTGGCGCATTTCTGCTCGATGTGCGGACCGAAATTCTGCTCCATGCGCATCTCCCACGACATTCGCGCCGAAGCGCAGAAGGAGGGGATGGCGGCGATGGCGCAGAAATACCGCGCGGGCGGTGATCTCTACATGCCGGTCGAAACGCCCGGGGCGGAAGAACAAGCTTTGGCGCAGGACGATCAGGGGACGGACTGA
- a CDS encoding aspartate aminotransferase family protein, protein MTVIAKPEPGVHALLEAPALLPATVAKPELISVEQAKAMDVARITDLFKAHLNPGQLHFMKLLGFHKVKIERAEGMFYIDQNGRKILDFFGGFGSLAFGHNHPRILEARKKFQEEKRQEIAIAFMSQYAAALAHNIAKCSPGDLDMVFLGSSGSEAMEAAVKLAERAAGPKRPKVVYAENSFHGKTKGVLAITDGQLYRAEFKVADNAVRVPFADIAAVERLFKSDPEIGVIVLETIQGGGGIIQAPADYWRKLRALCDQHGVLWVADEVQCGYGRSGRFYAFEHYGVVPDVTALAKSLGGGKAAVGAMIARRDVYMKAYGTPKTAMIHAMATFGGMGEACITAIEALNVLYDEGLIDNAASTGDYLLQRLQTLKAKYPKIIKGVRGKGLMIGLEFHDFSQTLPMVLRPVVSVLDDKLKGSLSGFVGSLLLRDYDVLVAFTEYNRNVIRLEPPLICQREHVDRFVDAFDSLLSRGIVAIVKDFVKSQVR, encoded by the coding sequence ATGACCGTCATTGCCAAGCCGGAACCCGGCGTGCACGCGCTGCTCGAAGCGCCGGCGCTGCTGCCCGCCACCGTCGCCAAGCCCGAGCTGATCAGCGTCGAGCAGGCCAAGGCGATGGACGTCGCCCGCATCACGGACCTGTTCAAGGCCCACCTCAACCCGGGCCAGCTGCATTTCATGAAGCTGCTCGGCTTCCACAAGGTCAAGATCGAGCGCGCCGAAGGCATGTTCTACATCGACCAGAACGGCCGCAAGATCCTCGACTTCTTCGGCGGCTTCGGCTCGCTGGCCTTCGGCCACAACCATCCGCGCATCCTCGAGGCCCGCAAGAAGTTCCAGGAGGAGAAGCGCCAGGAGATCGCCATCGCCTTCATGTCGCAATATGCGGCGGCGCTCGCGCACAACATCGCCAAGTGCTCGCCCGGCGATCTCGACATGGTGTTCCTCGGCTCCTCCGGCTCGGAGGCCATGGAAGCGGCGGTGAAGCTTGCCGAACGCGCCGCAGGCCCGAAGCGGCCGAAGGTCGTCTATGCCGAGAACTCCTTCCACGGCAAGACCAAGGGCGTGCTGGCGATCACCGACGGCCAGCTCTACCGCGCCGAGTTCAAGGTGGCGGACAATGCCGTGCGCGTGCCCTTCGCCGATATCGCGGCGGTCGAACGCCTGTTCAAAAGCGATCCGGAGATCGGCGTCATCGTGCTGGAAACCATCCAGGGCGGCGGCGGCATCATCCAGGCGCCGGCCGACTACTGGCGAAAGCTGCGCGCGCTTTGCGACCAGCATGGCGTGCTGTGGGTGGCCGACGAGGTGCAGTGCGGTTACGGCCGTTCCGGCCGTTTCTACGCCTTCGAGCACTACGGCGTCGTGCCGGACGTGACGGCGCTGGCGAAATCGCTCGGCGGCGGCAAGGCCGCGGTCGGCGCCATGATCGCCAGGCGCGATGTCTACATGAAAGCCTATGGCACGCCGAAGACGGCAATGATCCACGCCATGGCGACCTTCGGCGGCATGGGCGAGGCCTGCATCACCGCGATCGAGGCGCTGAACGTGCTCTATGACGAAGGGCTGATCGACAATGCTGCGTCGACCGGCGACTACCTTTTGCAGCGGCTGCAGACGCTGAAGGCGAAATATCCGAAGATCATCAAAGGTGTGCGCGGCAAGGGTCTTATGATCGGGCTCGAGTTCCACGATTTCTCGCAGACCTTGCCGATGGTGCTGCGTCCTGTGGTGAGTGTGCTCGACGACAAGCTGAAGGGTTCGCTCTCGGGCTTCGTCGGCTCGCTCTTGCTGCGCGACTACGACGTGCTCGTCGCCTTCACCGAGTATAATCGCAACGTCATTCGGCTCGAGCCGCCGCTGATCTGCCAGCGCGAGCATGTCGACCGCTTCGTCGACGCCTTCGACAGCCTCCTGTCGCGCGGCATCGTGGCGATCGTGAAGGATTTCGTGAAAAGCCAGGTCCGCTGA
- a CDS encoding thiazole synthase produces the protein MFDLLGTKLASRLLLGTAQYPSPAILADAVKASGTSAVTVSLRREMAGGRAGEQFWSLIRSLGVRVLPNTAGCHSVKEAVTTAKMAREVFGTSWIKLEVIGNHDTLQPDVFGLVEAARILCEDGFSVFPYTTDDLVVAERLLEAGCKVLMPWCAPIGSALGPVNIMALRSMRGHFPDVPLIVDAGLGRPSHAATVMELGFDAVLLNTAVAKAGDPVGMARAFSKAVDAGREAYGSGLLEPRDVAVPSTPTIGRAVFS, from the coding sequence ATGTTCGATCTTCTCGGGACAAAATTGGCCTCGCGCCTGCTGCTGGGCACCGCCCAATATCCTTCGCCGGCGATCCTTGCCGATGCCGTCAAGGCGTCGGGCACCTCGGCGGTCACCGTTTCGCTGCGCCGGGAAATGGCCGGCGGCAGGGCCGGCGAGCAATTCTGGTCGCTGATCCGCTCGCTCGGTGTGAGGGTGCTGCCCAACACCGCCGGCTGCCATTCCGTCAAGGAAGCCGTGACGACCGCGAAGATGGCGCGCGAGGTCTTCGGCACGTCCTGGATCAAGCTCGAAGTGATCGGCAACCACGACACGCTGCAGCCCGATGTGTTCGGTCTGGTCGAGGCCGCGCGCATCCTTTGCGAGGACGGATTCAGCGTGTTCCCCTATACCACCGACGACCTTGTCGTCGCCGAGCGGCTGCTGGAGGCAGGCTGCAAGGTTCTGATGCCGTGGTGCGCGCCGATCGGCTCGGCGCTCGGGCCGGTCAACATCATGGCGCTGCGCTCGATGCGCGGGCATTTCCCCGACGTGCCGTTGATAGTCGATGCAGGTCTCGGACGACCGTCGCACGCGGCAACCGTCATGGAGCTCGGCTTTGACGCCGTGCTCCTCAACACGGCGGTCGCCAAGGCTGGCGATCCGGTGGGCATGGCGCGCGCTTTCAGCAAGGCGGTCGATGCCGGCCGCGAGGCCTATGGTTCGGGACTGCTCGAGCCGCGCGACGTCGCCGTGCCATCGACGCCTACAATTGGCAGGGCGGTTTTCTCATGA